In Clostridia bacterium, a single genomic region encodes these proteins:
- a CDS encoding M48 family metallopeptidase, whose protein sequence is MRDYQLIEKNKKKTLGFIIFFCLLITILVFTISYLFSPESAYLLSGLALLLAFFGSFFSYYYSDQILLKMANAHPVNPNEDHYLHHTIEGVAIAAGLPVPKAYIIETDIPNAFATGRNPENAAIAVTRGLLQIMNREELEGVLAHEMAHIKNYDILFSSIAIILAGTIIYLAAFVRRSVFYGSSKQRQEKNNANPILIVLGLLTIIFAPLIAKIIQLAFSRSREYLADATAARLLGYPLGLASALEKLATNQKPKQASREGFANEATVGLFIINPFTRNFNTDSIFSTHPPLEQRIEILRKM, encoded by the coding sequence ATGCGTGATTATCAACTTATTGAAAAAAACAAGAAAAAAACCCTAGGCTTCATTATTTTTTTCTGTTTATTAATTACCATTTTGGTCTTTACCATCAGTTATCTATTTTCACCGGAAAGTGCCTATCTATTAAGTGGTCTAGCTCTATTATTGGCTTTCTTTGGTAGTTTCTTTTCCTATTATTATAGTGATCAAATCTTATTAAAAATGGCTAATGCTCATCCGGTTAATCCCAATGAAGATCATTATTTACATCATACCATCGAAGGAGTAGCCATAGCTGCCGGACTGCCTGTACCCAAAGCCTATATTATTGAAACTGATATTCCCAATGCCTTTGCTACCGGCAGGAATCCTGAAAATGCGGCTATCGCCGTCACCCGAGGACTTTTACAAATTATGAATCGCGAAGAACTAGAAGGTGTTCTAGCTCATGAAATGGCCCATATCAAAAATTATGATATTCTTTTTTCCAGTATAGCCATTATCCTAGCTGGTACCATCATTTATTTAGCTGCTTTCGTCCGCCGCTCCGTTTTTTATGGTAGTAGTAAACAGCGCCAGGAAAAGAATAATGCCAATCCCATTTTAATTGTTCTCGGTTTATTAACCATTATTTTCGCACCTTTAATTGCCAAAATAATTCAACTAGCCTTTTCCCGCAGCCGTGAATATTTAGCTGATGCTACCGCTGCTCGCCTGTTGGGCTATCCTTTAGGATTAGCTTCAGCTTTAGAAAAACTAGCCACTAACCAAAAACCTAAACAAGCCAGTCGAGAAGGCTTTGCCAATGAAGCCACTGTAGGTCTCTTTATTATTAATCCTTTTACTCGTAATTTTAATACTGATTCAATTTTTAGCACTCATCCACCACTAGAACAAAGAATCGAAATTTTAAGGAAAATGTAA
- a CDS encoding rhomboid family intramembrane serine protease translates to MIPLRDSTRSRTFPLVTISLILLNLYFFYQQASSTPQEMEQLILNYGFTPALLTEQIKNYSLWGFFHPPLLTAIFLHGSWFHLLSNMLYLWIFGDNIEDKLGHFRFLLFYLFTGIIANLIYYLTAINSPLPLVGASGAIAGILGAYFITFPRAKITTLFFVFIFVFLRQIPAVFFLFVWFVLQVINGIGTMNSPIAWWAHIGGFISGFILMPFLKKHRLF, encoded by the coding sequence ATGATTCCTTTACGCGATAGTACCCGCTCCCGCACTTTTCCGCTAGTCACTATCAGTTTGATCCTTTTAAATCTTTATTTCTTTTATCAGCAGGCAAGTAGTACACCCCAAGAAATGGAACAACTAATTTTAAACTATGGTTTTACACCAGCTTTACTTACCGAACAAATAAAAAACTATTCCTTATGGGGTTTTTTTCATCCCCCTCTACTTACTGCCATCTTTCTGCACGGCAGTTGGTTTCATCTACTTTCAAATATGCTTTATTTATGGATTTTCGGAGATAATATCGAAGATAAATTAGGTCATTTTCGTTTTCTACTTTTTTATTTATTTACCGGTATAATCGCCAACCTCATTTATTATTTAACTGCCATAAATTCACCCCTACCTCTAGTAGGGGCTAGTGGAGCCATCGCCGGCATCCTAGGAGCCTATTTCATTACTTTTCCACGGGCTAAAATTACTACTCTCTTTTTCGTTTTCATCTTTGTTTTCCTGCGGCAAATACCGGCCGTCTTTTTTCTTTTTGTCTGGTTTGTCCTCCAAGTAATAAACGGAATAGGGACCATGAATAGTCCTATTGCTTGGTGGGCCCATATTGGCGGTTTTATCAGTGGTTTTATACTAATGCCTTTTTTAAAGAAACACAGGCTTTTCTAA
- a CDS encoding LemA family protein encodes MKAILLILALILLFIIFIYNRLITLRNAVKNNWARIDTQLQRRYDLIPNLIETVKGYTAHEKEVLESVTKARTAFLNADTIAATAEAENMLSGALKSLFAVSENYPDLKASQNFLMLQEELAGTENKISYARQSYNNAVMDYHVARQKFPANLIANLFNFKEAEFFTLKDETARKPVKVSF; translated from the coding sequence ATGAAAGCTATTTTACTTATTCTTGCACTTATCTTACTTTTCATTATCTTTATCTATAATCGTTTAATTACTTTACGTAATGCAGTAAAAAATAATTGGGCCAGAATTGATACCCAATTACAACGACGGTATGATTTAATTCCTAATTTAATCGAAACCGTCAAAGGCTACACAGCTCATGAAAAGGAGGTTTTAGAATCAGTAACCAAAGCTCGCACTGCCTTTCTTAATGCTGATACTATCGCAGCAACTGCCGAGGCAGAAAATATGTTAAGTGGAGCCTTAAAATCACTTTTCGCTGTTTCAGAAAATTATCCGGACTTAAAGGCATCTCAAAACTTTTTAATGCTTCAGGAGGAATTAGCTGGTACAGAAAATAAAATTAGTTATGCTAGACAAAGCTATAATAATGCAGTCATGGACTATCATGTAGCTAGACAAAAATTTCCGGCCAATTTAATCGCCAACTTATTTAATTTTAAAGAAGCGGAATTCTTTACTTTAAAAGATGAAACAGCACGAAAACCTGTGAAAGTGAGTTTTTAG